In Methyloprofundus sedimenti, the genomic window TTTGCCTGATAAGAAATAAATCAGGCAAATATTCCTGAATTTTAGAGTAATATTTAGTTCTTAGGGAAAATATGCTTGATAAGTAATAGTTACCCGCGCCAGGCTGATTATAGGGCAAACTGGCACCTCAACTCGGCATTATGCTCAAAACCAGCTCCAAATTCTTTTAAGGGCTAAAATAATATCAGAAATATTAATAATCTATACTTATAGAACTTATATTCGCCTTTTAATCATGGATTTTTAGAATGGAGCTTGATAATAAATGATTCAAACTCAGTATGGTACTTTCAATGGTGATACATGGGAAGATTTGTGCCAGCTTGTTTTCAAGTCAAAATATGGAGATCAAAATTATCAAGAAATGCCTGCATCTCCTGGTGATTTTGGTATTGAAGGATTTATAAAAAATAATGGAGTTGCTTTCCAATGCTACTGTCCAGATAGGCATTACACTCAAAAAGAGTTATATGATAAGCAAAGAGATAAGATCACGAAAGATCTTAATAAGCTTAAAAAATATGAAGCTGATATTGAAAGCAGAATAGGTAGCAATAAAATAAAAGAATGGATTTTTTTATCACCATCAATTACTGATAATGAATTATTAAAACACTCTCAAACAAAACAAGAAGAAGTGAAACTTTGGAATCTATCAATAATAGCTTCTGATTTTAAAGTAATCCTAAAAGATGCTGATTTTTACGCTAAAGAAATACATGAAATTCAGAGCGCAAAAGGAAATAAACTTATTTTTTTATCAGCGTTAGATGATATCGAAAATATACCCTTGAAGGATATGAATGAATATGAAAAAAATATTAGCCGCAAGAATGAAAAGCGATGCATTTTTAATGGTGCAATAGATGAGAAAAAACATAATCGTTTAAATAAAATAACGTCCAAAAAATGGACTGATGGTGATACCTTTTTAGGAAAAATAGAAAAAGAAGCTTCTGAAATATATTTCCAAATAATTCGAGTAATTAGCCAGTATGAAAGTGAAGTTGAAGAGTTATGTATCACATGGCAAGGTGATTCTGAGGTTCTAATTTCTAAAATAAAAGATGAACTAGGGGTAAGAATTGGGGAAGCAATTCCTTCATTAGGTGAGGCTGAACGCTATAAAATAGCAGATGAAACAACCTCTAAATGGTTGGCACTTTGCCCGTTAGATATTGAGTGATGAATAAAATCACCTTTCATAGAAAACCAATGCCAATTTTGGCTGACTATAGACCTTTGTATAAAATAACACAGGTTTTATTGATTCTCTTTTTATGCTCCAGAGGGAAAAAGTCAAGTCTAATAAGAATCCACTTGATAAGCTGGGCAATAAAGGATTCAAGAAGAAAATCTATTCTTCTTGAATCCGCTAAAAAAAATAAAGTTCATTTTGGTGTGTGGGGTATTGACCCAGCAGTGAATTTTGCACTTCAATACTCTTTAGGTGAAAAGCTCGTTGAGATGTCTGGTGTGTCTTATAAATTAACAGACAAGGGCGTTAATTACATAAAAAAAATTGGTGAGGATGATATTTTAGAAGGAGAATATAGTTTCTTAAAATCAATCGGTTGCAGGATTACTGAAGGAATGGTTCAAAGTATTGTTGAGGAGTGGGAATGATTGGAATATCAATCAAAAAATTTGAAATTTTGCTTTATACCGCATCTGGTGATTATGGGTTTAAATGTGAGTTTGGCACAGGATTAAACGTTATTAGAGGTAATAACTCTTCGGGGAAGAGTACATTAATCAATGCCTTAATTTACTCCCTAGGAATGGAAGAGCTGGTTGGGGGCAAAGGAGTAAAGGTTTTACCATATGCGCTAAAGGAATATGTTGAAGGCACTGAAAAAGACAAAATTAAAATATCATCTTCATATGTAATGGTTGAGATTGAGAATAAGTTGGGTGAAGTTATAACATTAAAACGAGCTATTGTTTCTGAAAACAAAGATTCAAAGTTAGTTGAAATTATACAAGGAGCCTATCTATCTAAAGACGATAGTTCTTATAAAGTAATTCCAACATATCTTCATGATAAAGGCTCTGCGCAAGGAAATAATTCAGGTTTTTTCTCGTATATTGAAAAATTTATGGCATTAGAGTTACCTACAGTCGCTGGGTCTAATGGAGGTGAAATAAAACTATATTTACAAACAATATTTTCTGCTCTTCTAATTGAACAAAAAAGAGGTTGGACAGATTATATTGCTAACACACCTTACTATGCAATACGGGATGTAAGAACCAAAATAGTGGAATTTATCTTGGACTTAGATATTTTTGAGAATGAAAGGCAAAGAGCTAAAATATTGTCCGAAATATCACAAATTCAAAAAAATGGGTAGAAGAAAGGTTTGAACTGAAATTTTCTGCTGAACAAAGTTCAGTTATTGTTTTAGGGGTTAGAGAAACTGTAGTTGATGATTTTGACCCGAAACTGGTTGAGCTTAATAAAATATCAGATGATAAAGAAATCCAAGTATATTCATATATTGGAGATCTAGTTAATAGAATTGAAATAATAGAAAAAAAAGGAACCTCATTTAGTGATAATTCCTCTGGTGACTTGATCAACTCATATAATCAGTCTAAAAATGAACTAGACAAATTAATATCATCATTAGATAACAGCAATTCAGATATTAGACTAGCAAAATCTAGATTACAGGAGTATACAAATACAAAAATAGGTATTGAGGAAGAGTTAAAAAAGAATAAAATTGCCTTAAAACTTAAAGAGTTTGGCGCAGAACAAAACTTAGAAATAGCCAAGGACTGTTGCCCATCTTGTCATCAGAAAGTTGATGATTCATTATTGCTTGCAGATACGCTTGTTCAACCAATGAGCCTTAATGAAAATATAAAATACTTAGATAGCCAACGTAAAATGGTTGCTAGATATTTAAAGGGGTTAGAACAGTCTATCCAAAAACTTGAGATTCAATCTACTGGATTAGCTGAGGAAATCTCTGATAAAAGAATGTTTTGTTTAAGTTTAAAAAAAGACTTACGAGCATTCGACGTAGTCAGTGAAAGTGAGGTTAGGTTAAAAGTTCAATTAGAAGATAAAGTTTCAGGTTTAACGAATGCGATTGATTTTATAAATGAATCAATTGAAAAATTGAGAATTATTAGCATTCAATATAAAAAATCTAGAGGAGAACTGGCGAGAATACCTACTAGAAAAATGTCGAATTATGACTCTAAAAAATTGCGTGAATTACAGACTTCTTTTAGAGGCCTAGCTCAACTGTTTGGCTTTAGGAGCGCACCAACTACTGATATAGAAATAAACCCTACTTTATTTCCTTATTTATCAGGAATAGAGTTAAGAGAAGTTAATACAGATATAAAATCGGACTCTTCTGCAAGTGATTTTGTGCGGTTAATTTGGGCATATCTTATATCTATATATTCAGTTTCAAATAAATATAATGGAAATCATCTTGGTTTTCTTGTCTTTGATGAACCAGCTCAGCACTCAATGGCGGTTAGTAGTATAAATTCATTATTTAAAGCTTTGTCTAAAGAGGGGGCTTTGCAAAGTATTGTTGCGGCATCTTTTGATGAAAGTGATAGAGTATTCAGTGAATCTGTTGATGGTGTAGAATATAAACTTATTACTGTTGGTGAAAAACTATTAAAACCATTGGCCCCAAAAGCATAACAATCACATCCACTTGCCCCTAAAAAGCGTCATTTTTTTTGCGATGCAAAAAAATCGCCCCTTTTTACGTCAAGTGATGTGGGCGTTAGATTTAAAAGGAACGGACTATGAAGCTCAAAGATTTTGTTGCAGAAACATTGAAGGAAATTGTTGATGGAGTTATAGAGGCTCAGGAGTACTACAAGGAAAATGGAGGTTCGATCAATTCCAGTTCGATTACTTTTAGAACTGACCAAGGCTTGCAGATGTGGAACTCAGAAAATGGTCAACCTGTACAGCAAATTGAATTTGATGTTGCTGTTACAACTACTGAAGGCACGGAAACCAAAGGTGGCATAGGTGTTTTTGTTGGCCCTGTAGGCCTAGGCTCCCAAGGGAAATCTGATGCAACCAACGCGTCATCGAGCAGAATTAAATTTTCAGTTCCTATTTTGTTGCCGAATGGCTAAGAAATCTAACGAACAAGGTTAGATTGTGATCGCGAAGCGAGCCACAATCTGAACCGTTTGTTGGACAAGTCCGGTGGGATAGTGGAAAGTCGTTTAAATCCGCTCTATGAAAATAGCTTTTTGCTGATCAGCCCGATTGATGAATCGAACCTCTGGGAAAAGGGGTCAAACCCTGAGGTATCCCCACGAATTTAGACAGCCTCCAGCTTCTCAAAATATCCTTTCAACATCGTCTGCGCTAATTCTAGATAGTCCGCTGGAAGATCAAACTGAACATATTTGCACGCTATTCGAGCAAGGAAAATTACAGAATAGGGTGTTCGATTTTTACCGGTATTGACCCAGATATGCCGCTCAGTGTCTGAGCCTTTCAAGCTAGAGAGAAAACAGAGGGTCAGAGAAACAGAGGGTCAGGTCCCGAATTGCGAATTCAAATAAACCATGATAAACAACGATTTAAAACTTTAGGCATGGGACTTTATTAAATATCTTGCCCGTAGTTCATGTTGAATGCGGAGAAAGTAAGATCTGTGTCATTTCTGCTCGAAAAGCAGGTATCTTTCATATTCCCCCTAATCTAGTTTACATTTTTCTATTGTGTAAGTGCTGGGAGCGCGGACACAACTTGCCCGCTTTTATTAACCATACGCAGGCGAGCCGCCCGCGCTCCCAGGTAAAAAACAACAAAAGTGTCTACTGGGAAATGAAGTATGCCGCAAAATGCACGTTAATAAAGCTAGCAAAGGTAGTTTAAAAAACATAATGCCTGATTTCAGCTCTTTTAAAACCACTAGATTTGGCCAAGAAAAATAACTGTGCGTATAATTAATCGAAGGTAAGTGGGTTAACTAAAGCAACTTTTAGTTTTTCTTGTTAATTAATTTTCTGAGACTAATAAAATGGCCAAAAAAAAACAACAAGTAGAGCGTATTGAAAACAAACTTAAAAAATTAAGTGTCGGAGAAATTGAACAAGCCGTGGAAAAAGCCATTGCTGATCTAGTTGGGGATGAATATCACG contains:
- a CDS encoding AAA family ATPase yields the protein MIGISIKKFEILLYTASGDYGFKCEFGTGLNVIRGNNSSGKSTLINALIYSLGMEELVGGKGVKVLPYALKEYVEGTEKDKIKISSSYVMVEIENKLGEVITLKRAIVSENKDSKLVEIIQGAYLSKDDSSYKVIPTYLHDKGSAQGNNSGFFSYIEKFMALELPTVAGSNGGEIKLYLQTIFSALLIEQKRGWTDYIANTPYYAIRDVRTKIVEFILDLDIFENERQRAKILSEISQIQKNG